From Oncorhynchus mykiss isolate Arlee chromosome 25, USDA_OmykA_1.1, whole genome shotgun sequence, a single genomic window includes:
- the LOC118944365 gene encoding uncharacterized protein LOC118944365, with product MGSTGSRSRLSQVAPCHSQPEGDLDQQASHPTSQWTISAVPTPLGPQHGPLGHSRTIQLPPLKLENSASFPPLSTESSYVASSLPQSQSNIWGPSIIHSHPPRRLQALQPLAPLSAGLKVTANHMAMGIDWRDGGVLHFSTPSQGAHDGTGRHPQVQIENGGLLEAQMVLSQQAQRRRRAHQRRVREQRVHERTIYIDNGETGDILLIWLTPNSKSS from the exons ATGGGCTCTACAGGATCCAGGTCCAGGCTGAGTCAGGTGGCCCCATGTCACAGTCAGCCAGAGGGAGACCTGGACCAGCAGGCCAGTCATCCCACCTCACAATGGACCATCTCTGCTGTGCCAACCCCACTGGGGCCACAACATGGGCCCCTAGGACATAGTAGGACTATCCAGCTGcccccactgaagctggaaaACTCTGCAAGCTTCCCCCCACTATCTACAG AATCATCATATGTAGCAAGCAGCCTCCCACAGAGTCAAAGCAACATTTGGGGACCAAGCATCATTCATTCTCATCCACCACGAAGACTACAG gCATTGCAACCGCTGGCCCCTCTTAGTGCAGGTCTCAAGGTTACTGCCAATCACATGGCcatg GGCATAGACTGGAGAGATGGGGGTGTCCTCCACTTTTCTACCCCCAGCCAGGGTGCACACGATGGCACCGGCCGCCATCCGCAGGTGCAGATAGAGAAT GGAGGACTCCTGGAGGCACAGATGGTCCTCAGTCAACAGGCCCAGCGAAGAAGGAGAGCCCACCAGAGACGAGTCCGAGAGCAGCGGGTCCACGAGAGGACAATCTACATAGATAATGGTGAGACTGGAGACATTTTGTTAATCTGGCTGACACCAAACTCAAAGTCTTCCTGA
- the naa30 gene encoding N-alpha-acetyltransferase 30 isoform X1, which translates to MPTMGMAEIDSSSVDGVLTCSKEVVVMEGDREDLGTLCAEEDLVASALAATITSQVIVEELRRLGLCSNIEGDVEYVPYESELQMSDIKRLITKDLSEPYSIYTYRYFIHNWPQLCFLAMVDKDCVGAIVCKLDMHKKIHRGYIAMLAVDSRYRRKGIGTYLVKKAIYAMMDEDCDEALWWSRLGLLSLSLLQGKGAWLEDLLEVETLSCHLIPKYVPLGWPV; encoded by the exons ATGCCAACCATGGGAATGGCTGAAATAGATTCCAGCAGTGTCGACGGGGTGCTAACATGCAGCAAAgaagtggtggtgatggagggagacagggaagacCTCGGGACGCTGTGCGCTGAAGAAGATTTGGTGGCATCCGCGCTTGCTGCCACTATCACCTCTCAAGTTATTGTGGAAGAACTGAGAAGGCTTGGGTTATGTTCAAACATAGAGGGAGACGTGGAATACGTACCATACGAATCTGAACTGCAAATGTCAGACATCAAAAGGCTTATTACCAAAGACTTGTCAGAGCCTTATTCGATTTATACATATAGGTATTTCATTCATAACTGGCCTCAACTCTGCTTCTTG GCGATGGTGGACAAGGATTGTGTTGGTGCCATTGTGTGCAAACTGGATATGCACAAGAAGATTCACCGTGGCTACATTGCCATGTTGGCTGTGGACTCCAGATACAGGAGGAAAGGAATTG GTACATATCTAGTCAAAAAGGCTATCTATGCTATGATGGATGAGGACTGTGATGAG GCACTGTGGTGGTCCAGGCTGGgactgctgtctctctccctgctccaggGGAAGGGGGCTTGGTTGGAGGATCTCCTTGAGGTCGAGACTCTCTCCTGTCATCTCATCCCAAAATATGTCCCTTTGGGTTGGCCTGTTTAG
- the naa30 gene encoding N-alpha-acetyltransferase 30 isoform X2 has protein sequence MPTMGMAEIDSSSVDGVLTCSKEVVVMEGDREDLGTLCAEEDLVASALAATITSQVIVEELRRLGLCSNIEGDVEYVPYESELQMSDIKRLITKDLSEPYSIYTYRYFIHNWPQLCFLAMVDKDCVGAIVCKLDMHKKIHRGYIAMLAVDSRYRRKGIGTYLVKKAIYAMMDEDCDEVVLETEITNQSAQKLYENLGFVRDKRLFQYYLNGVDALRLKLWLR, from the exons ATGCCAACCATGGGAATGGCTGAAATAGATTCCAGCAGTGTCGACGGGGTGCTAACATGCAGCAAAgaagtggtggtgatggagggagacagggaagacCTCGGGACGCTGTGCGCTGAAGAAGATTTGGTGGCATCCGCGCTTGCTGCCACTATCACCTCTCAAGTTATTGTGGAAGAACTGAGAAGGCTTGGGTTATGTTCAAACATAGAGGGAGACGTGGAATACGTACCATACGAATCTGAACTGCAAATGTCAGACATCAAAAGGCTTATTACCAAAGACTTGTCAGAGCCTTATTCGATTTATACATATAGGTATTTCATTCATAACTGGCCTCAACTCTGCTTCTTG GCGATGGTGGACAAGGATTGTGTTGGTGCCATTGTGTGCAAACTGGATATGCACAAGAAGATTCACCGTGGCTACATTGCCATGTTGGCTGTGGACTCCAGATACAGGAGGAAAGGAATTG GTACATATCTAGTCAAAAAGGCTATCTATGCTATGATGGATGAGGACTGTGATGAG GTGGTGCTGGAGACTGAGATCACCAACCAATCAGCCCAGAAACTGTATGAGAACCTGGGCTTTGTAAGGGACAAGAGGCTCTTCCAATACTATTTAAATGGAGTGGATGCTCTACGGCTCAAACTGTGGCTTCGGTAG
- the naa30 gene encoding N-alpha-acetyltransferase 30 isoform X3: MPTMGMAEIDSSSVDGVLTCSKEVVVMEGDREDLGTLCAEEDLVASALAATITSQVIVEELRRLGLCSNIEGDVEYVPYESELQMSDIKRLITKDLSEPYSIYTYRYFIHNWPQLCFLAMVDKDCVGAIVCKLDMHKKIHRGYIAMLAVDSRYRRKGIGTYLVKKAIYAMMDEDCDEVSLEKETGFQWAG; encoded by the exons ATGCCAACCATGGGAATGGCTGAAATAGATTCCAGCAGTGTCGACGGGGTGCTAACATGCAGCAAAgaagtggtggtgatggagggagacagggaagacCTCGGGACGCTGTGCGCTGAAGAAGATTTGGTGGCATCCGCGCTTGCTGCCACTATCACCTCTCAAGTTATTGTGGAAGAACTGAGAAGGCTTGGGTTATGTTCAAACATAGAGGGAGACGTGGAATACGTACCATACGAATCTGAACTGCAAATGTCAGACATCAAAAGGCTTATTACCAAAGACTTGTCAGAGCCTTATTCGATTTATACATATAGGTATTTCATTCATAACTGGCCTCAACTCTGCTTCTTG GCGATGGTGGACAAGGATTGTGTTGGTGCCATTGTGTGCAAACTGGATATGCACAAGAAGATTCACCGTGGCTACATTGCCATGTTGGCTGTGGACTCCAGATACAGGAGGAAAGGAATTG GTACATATCTAGTCAAAAAGGCTATCTATGCTATGATGGATGAGGACTGTGATGAG GTttcccttgaaaaagagactgGGTTTCAATGGGCtggttaa
- the ap5m1 gene encoding AP-5 complex subunit mu-1, producing MSVRALWIISYERGESVAVRFSRRYPTVEQRAKCMAGSLYVSVPEDGTVLQLLLTELGLSDSDKPYMALRDDCLHQQRSPALELHVEGPSGGVLWPMLVISQGPLILACLAVVDAPADPRPPLASLFSVSQGLTLLAGLQAFLCGSGSKPDREGLTSRLAMMPSILLQICPLGTPLDIPQPGASSASAMPTPAGTQKQPAWKTGVHRGRAVVNVALTEMVRSMQYGNRNRQDLWDVYGTVTCKCEVEGVLPNVTVTLTLPPNGSPLMDVLVHPCVSSLDASVLTAMSVEDCDSSSFSGPYKFPFSPPLEPFRLCSYTSQVPVPPILGTYQLKDDDNQLRITVSLKLHESVRNSFEYCEAHLPFFNRDQMGSVDVKVSSGQLEVSKEKNLLVWVLGQKFPKSREVSLEGSVSFSGELPGPTDPLCTDLTAYIKLYFRVPDLTLSGCCVDQHSVQVYSSAKPRIVTSRELLSSEYFIWNSTGTAPVSSGHMML from the exons ATGAGTGTGAGGGCATTGTGGATTATATCTTACGAGAGGGGAGAGTCTGTAGCAGTGCGCTTTTCCAG GCGATACCCAACTGTGGAGCAGCGTGCTAAGTGTATGGCCGGCTCATTGTATGTGTCTGTCCCAGAGGATGGCACTGTGCTCCAGCTCCTACTcactgagctgggcctctctgactCTGACAAACCCTACATGGCTCTACGAGATGACTGTCTCCACCAGCAGCGCTCACCAGCCTTGGAGCTCCATGTAGAAGGCCCCAGTGGAGGGGTACTTTGGCCAATGTTGGTCATCTCCCAGGGGCCTCTGATCCTGGCCTGTCTGGCCGTGGTGGATGCCCCCGCTGATCCCCGGCCTCCTCTGGCAAGCTTGTTCTCTGTCTCCCAGGGCCTCACACTGTTGGCGGGCCTGCAGGCTTTCCTCTGTGGGTCTGGGAGTAAGCCTGACAGAGAGGGGCTGACATCTCGCCTGGCCATGATGCCCTCTATCCTCCTGCAGATCTGCCCCCTCGGGACCCCACTGGACATCCCTCAGCCAGGGGCCTCATCGGCATCAGCAATGCCCACTCCTGCAGGGACCCAGAAACAGCCAGCCTGGAAAACAGGGGTGCACCGTGGTCGGGCTGTGGTGAATGTAGCTCTAACGGAGATGGTGCGCTCCATGCAGTATGGAAACCGAAACAGGCAGGACCTCTGGGATGTCTATGGCACAGTGACTTGCAAG TGTGAAGTGGAAGGGGTCCTTCCCAATGTGACGGTCACTCTCACACTGCCACCCAATGGCTCACCACTGATGGATGTCCTGGTCCACCCTTGTGTGTCTTCACTGGATGCCAGTGTTCTGACTGCCATGAGTGTTGAGGACTGTGACAGCTCTTCCTTCTCTGGCCCCTACAagttccccttctcccctcctcttgaGCCTTTCAGGCTCTGCAGCTACACATCTCAG GTTCCCGTGCCTCCTATCCTAGGCACCTATCAGCTGAAGGATGATGACAACCAGTTGCGTATTACTGTGAGTCTCAAACTTCACGAGAGTGTGAGGAACAGCTTTGAGTACTGTGAGGCACATCTGCCGTTCTTTAACAG GGACCAGATGGGTAGTGTGGATGTGAAAGTGAGCTCAGGACAGCTGGAAGTGTCCAAGGAGAAGAACCTGCTGGTCTGGGTCCTCG GCCAGAAGTTCCCCAAGTCCCGCGAGGTGTCACTAGAGGGCAGTGTGAGTTTTTCAGGGGAGCTCCCAGGACCTACAGATCCTCTCTGCACAGATCTTACAGCCTACATCAAA TTGTACTTCCGAGTGCCAGACTTGACTCTGTCTGGATGCTGTGTGGACCAGCATTCAGTGCAGGTCTATTCCTCTGCAAAACCTCGTATAGTCACAT cCCGGGAGTTGTTATCCTCAGAATACTTTATCTGGAACTCAACTGGAACTGCACCAGTGTCCTCCGGACACATGATGCTGTAG